In Populus nigra chromosome 1, ddPopNigr1.1, whole genome shotgun sequence, one genomic interval encodes:
- the LOC133683919 gene encoding uncharacterized protein LOC133683919, with protein sequence MSRPKLFDAQYFLDEFRTGDQLNYGLVNNQIPMDQYSAQPEEHGANTFPSHGHLKSVNTQINHNQSAQPGACSFQFGTAPSYAMNDGLVNVQLPHRLDQPQGAIYTVNPSISAQMNLSPLAKPGSSQSSNISSADLEKRRRKQESDRKSRAKKEEMRRENEERLVKVTEENNELRKDNASLKEGEVEMKRKLKNFEQKVSHLEKEVSRLTNKLKGQNTKVDVLSEKLVASSETTGLVEENKQLKRKNEQLMTSLKNPDIMKTVELVEEIEKWKRKAKRLQIINEALCDKMNNDEH encoded by the exons ATGTCTCGCCCAAAGTTGTTTGACGCTcaat ACTTCTTGGACGAGTTTCGTACTGGTGATCAACTGAACTACGGATTGGTGAATAATCAAATACCCATGGACCAATATTCGGCTCAACCAGAAG AACATGGAGCAAATACGTTTCCAAGTCATGGGCACCTCAAATCGGTGAACACTCAAATAAACCATAACCAGTCGGCTCAACCTGGTG CATGCTCATTTCAGTTTGGGACAGCTCCTAGTTATGCAATGAATGATGGATTGGTGAATGTTCAACTCCCTCATCGGTTGGATCAACCACAAG GTGCTATTTACACGGTGAATCCCTCCATTAGTGCTCAGATGAACCTTTCCCCGTTGGCTAAACCAGGAAGTTCTCAGTCTTCAAACATAAGCAGTGCTGATCttgagaaaagaagaaggaaacaaGAGAGTGACAGGAAATCTCGGGCAAAAAAGGAG GAAATGAGAAGAGAAAACGAGGAAAGGCTGGTTAAGGTTACCGAAGAGAACAACGAATTAAGGAAAGACAATGCCAGCTTAAAAGAGGGAGAAGTTGAGATGAAAAGAAAACTGAAGAATTTCGAACAGAAAGTTAGCCACTTGGAGAAAGAAGTTAGCCGCTTGACTAACAAGCTTAAAGGCCAAAACACAAAGGTGGACGTGCTTTCTGAGAAACTA GTTGCTAGCTCTGAAACTACTGGTCTTGTGGAAGAAAACAAACAGCTGAAGCGCAAAAATGAGCAGCTAATGACTTCATTGAAAAATCCAGACATCATGAAAACAGTCGAGCTTGTCGAAGAGATTGAAAAGTGGAAACGTAAAGCCAAGAGACTCCAGATTATAAACGAAGCTTTGTGTGACAAGATGAATAATGACGAACACTAA
- the LOC133693935 gene encoding uncharacterized protein LOC133693935 isoform X2, with protein MEIDKIAELKSFLKVLPPVGFCCVYGSSLHPNNNDKSSMVDYIIGVSDPKQWHSENMELNEDHYASWMVPLGGAKLITQVADKIGVGVHFNPFVTWNDKMLKYGVVRMHDLVQDVLHWERFYLCGRLQKPVHILVDNLDIGDVNSVNLRAAVSAALLLLPSKFTEEDLYSKICSLSYMGDLRMLFAEDKNKVKRIVEGQFGLFQSMYKPFLKEYEAKELLTFSLPNSHQATISQFIKDSFPSSFTSSPCQKKNGDEARRDPSAEGFWSSFT; from the exons ATGGAGATTGACAAAATTGCCGAGCTGAAGAGTTTTCTCAAGGTTCTTCCCCCAGTTGGATTTTGTTGCGTCTATGGCTCATCTCTCCATCCAAATAATAACGACAAG TCATCCATGGTAGATTATATTATTGGCGTATCAGATCCCAAGCAATGGCATTCTGAG AATATGGAATTGAATGAAGATCACTATGCCTCCTGGATGGTGCCCCTTGGCGGTGCAAAACTG aTTACTCAAGTTGCAGATAAGATTGGTGTAGGAGTGCACTTTAATCCATTTGTAACATGGAATGACAAG ATGCTCAAATACGGTGTTGTTAGGATGCATGACTTGGTTCAAGATGTACTGCATTGGGAGAGATTCTATTTGTGTGGTCGTCTACAAAAACCA GTTCATATACTTGTGGATAATTTGGATATTGGAGATGTAAACTCTGTCAATCTGAGGGCTGCAGTCTCTGCTGCTCTTCTCCTTTTGCCATCCAAATTCACCGAG GAAGATTTGTACTCCAAAATATGTAGCCTCTCATATATGGGTGACTTGCGCATGCTTTTTGCAGAGGATAAAAATAAG GTGAAGAGGATTGTTGAAGGACAGTTTGGTTTATTCCAATCGATGTATAAACCATTTCTAAAAGAATACGAGGCTAAAGAGTTACTGACATTCTCATTGCCTAATTCTCATCAGGCTACTATCTCTCAG TTTATCAAGGACTCATTCCCTAGTTCATTCACTTCCTCCCCTTGTCAGAAGAAAAATGGGGATGAAGCTAGGAGAGATCCAAGTGCTGAAGGATTCTG GTCGAGTTTTACATGA
- the LOC133693935 gene encoding uncharacterized protein LOC133693935 isoform X1, which yields MEIDKIAELKSFLKVLPPVGFCCVYGSSLHPNNNDKSSMVDYIIGVSDPKQWHSENMELNEDHYASWMVPLGGAKLITQVADKIGVGVHFNPFVTWNDKMLKYGVVRMHDLVQDVLHWERFYLCGRLQKPVHILVDNLDIGDVNSVNLRAAVSAALLLLPSKFTEEDLYSKICSLSYMGDLRMLFAEDKNKVKRIVEGQFGLFQSMYKPFLKEYEAKELLTFSLPNSHQATISQDCSLSRTHSLVHSLPPLVRRKMGMKLGEIQVLKDSGRVLHEVVIGSREEAARSMQRIIRRTVMVSSARQAVSGFLAAGGINATRYLANKVRKAWKSWT from the exons ATGGAGATTGACAAAATTGCCGAGCTGAAGAGTTTTCTCAAGGTTCTTCCCCCAGTTGGATTTTGTTGCGTCTATGGCTCATCTCTCCATCCAAATAATAACGACAAG TCATCCATGGTAGATTATATTATTGGCGTATCAGATCCCAAGCAATGGCATTCTGAG AATATGGAATTGAATGAAGATCACTATGCCTCCTGGATGGTGCCCCTTGGCGGTGCAAAACTG aTTACTCAAGTTGCAGATAAGATTGGTGTAGGAGTGCACTTTAATCCATTTGTAACATGGAATGACAAG ATGCTCAAATACGGTGTTGTTAGGATGCATGACTTGGTTCAAGATGTACTGCATTGGGAGAGATTCTATTTGTGTGGTCGTCTACAAAAACCA GTTCATATACTTGTGGATAATTTGGATATTGGAGATGTAAACTCTGTCAATCTGAGGGCTGCAGTCTCTGCTGCTCTTCTCCTTTTGCCATCCAAATTCACCGAG GAAGATTTGTACTCCAAAATATGTAGCCTCTCATATATGGGTGACTTGCGCATGCTTTTTGCAGAGGATAAAAATAAG GTGAAGAGGATTGTTGAAGGACAGTTTGGTTTATTCCAATCGATGTATAAACCATTTCTAAAAGAATACGAGGCTAAAGAGTTACTGACATTCTCATTGCCTAATTCTCATCAGGCTACTATCTCTCAG GACTGCAGTTTATCAAGGACTCATTCCCTAGTTCATTCACTTCCTCCCCTTGTCAGAAGAAAAATGGGGATGAAGCTAGGAGAGATCCAAGTGCTGAAGGATTCTG GTCGAGTTTTACATGAAGTCGTGATTGGTTCAAGAGAAGAGGCTGCCAGGAGTATGCAGAGGATTATCAGGCGTACTGTTATGGTTTCAAGTGCAAGGCAGGCTGTCTCTGGTTTCCTGGCTGCTGGTGGTATTAATGCTACTAGATATCTTGCTAATAAAGTGCGCAAGGCTTGGAAATCTTGGACATGA
- the LOC133680035 gene encoding pentatricopeptide repeat-containing protein At4g20090-like isoform X2, translating into MCKVGLVDDAIQVFRDMTIRKCEPDVYTYCTLMDGLCKADRIDEAVSLLDEMQIDGCFPSPVTFNVLINGLCKKGDLSRAAKLVDNMFLKGCVPNEVTYNTLIHGLCLKGKLEKAISLLDRMVSSKCVPNVVTYGTIINGLVKQGRALDGACVLASMEERGYCVNEYVYSTLISGLFKEGKSQEAMHLFKEMTVKGYELNTIVYSAVIDGLCRDGKPDDAVEVLSEMTNKGCTPNAYTCSSLMKGFFEAGNSHRAVEVWKDMAKHNFTRNEVCYSVLIHGLCKDGKVKEAMMVWTQMLGKGCKPDVVAYSSMINGLSIAGLVEDAMQLYNEMLCQGPDSQPDVVTYNILLNTLCKQSSIPRAIDLLNSMLYRGCDPDLVTCTIFLRMLREKLDPPQDGREFLDELVVRLLKRQRVLGASKIVEVMLQKLLPPKPSTWARVVENLCKPKKVQAVIQKCWSILY; encoded by the coding sequence ATGTGTAAGGTGGGATTAGTTGATGATGCGATCCAGGTGTTTAGAGACATGACGATTAGGAAATGTGAGCCTGATGTGTACACTTATTGTACATTGATGGATGGACTGTGCAAGGCGGATAGGATTGATGAGGCAGTTTCGCTGTTGGATGAGATGCAAATTGATGGTTGTTTTCCTAGTCCTGTTACGTTCAATGTGTTAATCAACGGTTTGTGTAAGAAGGGTGATTTATCACGGGCCGCGAAGCTTGTAGACAACATGTTTCTTAAAGGATGTGTTCCTAATGAAGTAACTTATAACACACTTATTCATGGTTTGTGTCTGAAAGGGAAGCTGGAAAAGGCAATTAGTCTTTTGGATCGGATGGTATCGAGTAAATGTGTGCCTAATGTGGTCACATATGGGACAATCATTAATGGACTTGTTAAGCAAGGAAGAGCTCTTGATGGGGCTTGTGTATTGGCTTCGATGGAGGAAAGGGGGTATTGTGTTAATGAGTATGTTTACTCAACACTAATTAGTGGGTTGTTTAAAGAGGGGAAATCTCAAGAGGCAATGCATTTGTTCAAGGAGATGACAGTAAAAGGATATGAGCTCAACACCATTGTATATAGTGCTGTTATTGATGGTTTATGCCGGGATGGAAAGCCAGATGATGCGGTGGAAGTTCTTTCTGAGATGACTAATAAGGGCTGCACACCTAATGCATACACCTGTAGCTCGCTGATGAAGGGATTCTTTGAGGCAGGTAATAGCCATAGAGCTGTTGAAGTGTGGAAAGACATGGCAAAGCATAATTTTACTCGGAATGAGGTTTGTTACAGTGTACTCATTCATGGGTTATGCAAGGATGGGAAAGTCAAGGAGGCTATGATGGTGTGGACACAGATGTTGGGCAAAGGATGTAAGCCTGATGTTGTGGCTTACAGTTCAATGATTAATGGCCTTTCCATTGCTGGCTTAGTAGAAGATGCTATGCAACTTTATAATGAGATGCTTTGTCAGGGACCTGATTCTCAACCAGATGTGGTCACATATAACATACTATTGAATACATTGTGCAAGCAGAGTAGCATCCCTCGTGCCATTGATCTTTTAAATAGCATGCTGTATCGGGGATGTGATCCTGACTTGGTTACATGCACCATATTCTTAAGAATGTTGAGAGAGAAGCTGGACCCACCTCAGGATGGGAGGGAGTTTCTAGATGAGCTTGTGGTTCGTCTTTTAAAGCGACAGAGAGTTTTAGGTGCATCTAAAATTGTAGAAGTGATGCTGCAAAAGCTTTTGCCACCAAAACCCTCTACTTGGGCACGAGTTGTCGAAAATCTATGTAAACCTAAGAAGGTTCAAGCGGTCATTCAGAAGTGTTGGAGCATCCTGTATTAA
- the LOC133680035 gene encoding pentatricopeptide repeat-containing protein At4g20090-like isoform X1 — translation MPKCQPFNTNSILKALNNLFSFPSKFLSLSMHSNFSAHAIPSTKTIETEPLNHTQHCNTTDQENAIEPDPPISDKIFKSGPKMGSYRLGDSTFYSLINNYANLGDFKSLEKVLDRMKCEKRVIFEKCFIVIFKAYGKAHLPEKAVDLFDRMACEFECKRTVKSFNSVLNVIIQEGLFYRALEFYNHVIGAKGVSISPNVLTFNLVIKAMCKVGLVDDAIQVFRDMTIRKCEPDVYTYCTLMDGLCKADRIDEAVSLLDEMQIDGCFPSPVTFNVLINGLCKKGDLSRAAKLVDNMFLKGCVPNEVTYNTLIHGLCLKGKLEKAISLLDRMVSSKCVPNVVTYGTIINGLVKQGRALDGACVLASMEERGYCVNEYVYSTLISGLFKEGKSQEAMHLFKEMTVKGYELNTIVYSAVIDGLCRDGKPDDAVEVLSEMTNKGCTPNAYTCSSLMKGFFEAGNSHRAVEVWKDMAKHNFTRNEVCYSVLIHGLCKDGKVKEAMMVWTQMLGKGCKPDVVAYSSMINGLSIAGLVEDAMQLYNEMLCQGPDSQPDVVTYNILLNTLCKQSSIPRAIDLLNSMLYRGCDPDLVTCTIFLRMLREKLDPPQDGREFLDELVVRLLKRQRVLGASKIVEVMLQKLLPPKPSTWARVVENLCKPKKVQAVIQKCWSILY, via the coding sequence ATGCCCAAATGCCAACCATTCAACACCAACTCCATCCTCAAGGCTCTCAACAACTTGTTTTCGTTCCCAAGTAAgttcctttctctttctatgcACTCTAACTTTTCAGCTCATGCCATTCCATCCACCAAAACTATTGAAACTGAACCCCTAAACCACACTCAACACTGTAACACCACTGACCAAGAAAATGCCATTGAACCTGACCCCCCAATATCTGataagatattcaagtcgggcCCCAAAATGGGTTCTTACAGGTTGGGTGATTCAACCTTTTATTCCCTCATTAATAACTATGCAAATCTGGGCGATTTTAAGTCTTTGGAGAAGGTTTTGGATCGAATGAAGTGCGAAAAGAGAGTGATTTTTGAGAAATGTTTCATTGTTATCTTTAAGGCTTATGGGAAAGCTCATTTGCCTGAAAAAGCTGTTGACTTGTTTGATAGAATGGCTTGTGAATTTGAGTGTAAAAGAACTGTAAAGTCTTTTAATTCGGTTCTTAATGTGATTATACAAGAGGGTTTGTTTTATCGTGCTTTAGAGTTTTATAATCATGTTATCGGTGCCAAAGGTGTCAGTATATCCCCTAATGTACTTacttttaatttggttattaaGGCAATGTGTAAGGTGGGATTAGTTGATGATGCGATCCAGGTGTTTAGAGACATGACGATTAGGAAATGTGAGCCTGATGTGTACACTTATTGTACATTGATGGATGGACTGTGCAAGGCGGATAGGATTGATGAGGCAGTTTCGCTGTTGGATGAGATGCAAATTGATGGTTGTTTTCCTAGTCCTGTTACGTTCAATGTGTTAATCAACGGTTTGTGTAAGAAGGGTGATTTATCACGGGCCGCGAAGCTTGTAGACAACATGTTTCTTAAAGGATGTGTTCCTAATGAAGTAACTTATAACACACTTATTCATGGTTTGTGTCTGAAAGGGAAGCTGGAAAAGGCAATTAGTCTTTTGGATCGGATGGTATCGAGTAAATGTGTGCCTAATGTGGTCACATATGGGACAATCATTAATGGACTTGTTAAGCAAGGAAGAGCTCTTGATGGGGCTTGTGTATTGGCTTCGATGGAGGAAAGGGGGTATTGTGTTAATGAGTATGTTTACTCAACACTAATTAGTGGGTTGTTTAAAGAGGGGAAATCTCAAGAGGCAATGCATTTGTTCAAGGAGATGACAGTAAAAGGATATGAGCTCAACACCATTGTATATAGTGCTGTTATTGATGGTTTATGCCGGGATGGAAAGCCAGATGATGCGGTGGAAGTTCTTTCTGAGATGACTAATAAGGGCTGCACACCTAATGCATACACCTGTAGCTCGCTGATGAAGGGATTCTTTGAGGCAGGTAATAGCCATAGAGCTGTTGAAGTGTGGAAAGACATGGCAAAGCATAATTTTACTCGGAATGAGGTTTGTTACAGTGTACTCATTCATGGGTTATGCAAGGATGGGAAAGTCAAGGAGGCTATGATGGTGTGGACACAGATGTTGGGCAAAGGATGTAAGCCTGATGTTGTGGCTTACAGTTCAATGATTAATGGCCTTTCCATTGCTGGCTTAGTAGAAGATGCTATGCAACTTTATAATGAGATGCTTTGTCAGGGACCTGATTCTCAACCAGATGTGGTCACATATAACATACTATTGAATACATTGTGCAAGCAGAGTAGCATCCCTCGTGCCATTGATCTTTTAAATAGCATGCTGTATCGGGGATGTGATCCTGACTTGGTTACATGCACCATATTCTTAAGAATGTTGAGAGAGAAGCTGGACCCACCTCAGGATGGGAGGGAGTTTCTAGATGAGCTTGTGGTTCGTCTTTTAAAGCGACAGAGAGTTTTAGGTGCATCTAAAATTGTAGAAGTGATGCTGCAAAAGCTTTTGCCACCAAAACCCTCTACTTGGGCACGAGTTGTCGAAAATCTATGTAAACCTAAGAAGGTTCAAGCGGTCATTCAGAAGTGTTGGAGCATCCTGTATTAA